Proteins encoded by one window of Cupriavidus sp. EM10:
- a CDS encoding DUF465 domain-containing protein translates to MDENLNTLARQIIELQIEHRDLDFLIDRLSADPAHDELQLRRLKKRRLKLKDAITLLQLHLEPDVPA, encoded by the coding sequence ATGGATGAAAATCTCAACACGCTGGCGCGGCAGATCATCGAGTTGCAGATCGAACACCGCGACCTCGATTTCCTGATCGACAGGCTATCTGCTGATCCCGCCCATGACGAACTGCAGTTGCGTCGCCTGAAGAAGCGCCGCCTCAAGCTCAAGGATGCAATCACCTTGCTGCAGTTGCACCTGGAGCCCGACGTGCCGGCCTGA
- a CDS encoding ATP-dependent DNA helicase produces the protein MPDPTDDLLSDAAEAPDAHEPAASPGDAVAATSASQAASQAAQLATMFADTGTLATAIPGYRPRASQQKMAEAVASAIAQNDTVIVEAGTGTGKTFAYLVPAMLWGGKVILSTGTKNLQDQLFLRDIPTVRHALNVPVSVSLLKGRANYVCHYHLERAQANGRLASKQDAAWLRDIGNFAKTTATGDKAELAAVPENAPVWQLVTSTRDNCLGSECPNYKECFVMRARKEAQQADVVVVNHHLFFADVVLRDTGMAELLPAANTVIFDEAHQLPETATLFFGETLSTSQLLELARDTVAEGLSHARDAVDWVALGAPLERAARDLRLAFGRDNVRMAMGQIDADPRTAEPFYETLDALEEALSGFVEALESQAERAETLEQCHRRAVELANKLEVWRDDRVATPPAAATAAPSEESAVEGNTETPPPPAPAQFGPDTVRWVEVFSHTVQLHRTPLSIAPIFTRQREGQPRAWVFTSATLSVKGNFSHYAAQLGLNKDQSLTLPSPFDYAKQGLLYVPRDMPAPNSPQFTEAVVEKALPLIEAAGGRTFLLCTTLRAVQKASDMLYDLFAARGINLPLLVQGQASRTELLDRFRQLGNAVLVGSQSFWEGVDVRGEALSLVIIDKLPFAPPDDPVLAARMEVLQKKGLSPFAVHQLPHAVITLKQGAGRLIRSESDRGVLAICDTRLVEKPYGRQIWQSLPPFTRTREADTVVRFLESLRAPAGEKGMEGLEGLEGTRAAGRSRYRNSRKLKS, from the coding sequence TTGCCAGATCCCACCGACGACCTCCTGTCCGATGCCGCCGAGGCGCCCGACGCACACGAACCCGCCGCATCGCCGGGCGACGCCGTGGCTGCCACATCGGCCAGCCAGGCGGCCTCGCAAGCCGCGCAACTGGCGACGATGTTCGCCGATACCGGCACGCTGGCCACGGCCATCCCCGGCTACCGGCCGCGCGCGTCGCAGCAGAAGATGGCCGAAGCCGTGGCCAGTGCCATCGCACAGAACGACACGGTCATCGTCGAAGCGGGTACCGGCACCGGCAAGACCTTCGCCTACCTGGTGCCGGCCATGCTGTGGGGCGGCAAGGTGATCCTGTCCACGGGGACCAAGAACCTGCAGGACCAGCTGTTCCTGCGCGATATCCCCACGGTTCGCCACGCGCTGAACGTGCCGGTATCTGTGTCGCTGCTCAAGGGGCGTGCCAACTACGTGTGCCACTACCACCTGGAGCGCGCGCAGGCCAACGGCCGCCTGGCATCGAAACAGGATGCCGCGTGGCTGCGCGACATCGGCAACTTTGCCAAGACCACGGCCACCGGCGACAAGGCCGAACTGGCCGCCGTGCCCGAAAACGCACCGGTCTGGCAGTTGGTGACGTCCACGCGCGACAACTGCCTGGGCAGCGAATGCCCGAACTACAAGGAATGCTTCGTCATGCGCGCCCGCAAGGAGGCGCAGCAGGCCGATGTGGTGGTGGTGAACCATCACCTGTTCTTTGCCGACGTGGTGCTGCGCGATACCGGCATGGCCGAGCTGCTGCCGGCCGCCAACACCGTGATCTTCGACGAAGCCCACCAGTTGCCGGAAACCGCCACGCTGTTCTTTGGCGAAACGCTATCCACCAGCCAGTTGCTGGAACTGGCCCGCGACACCGTGGCCGAAGGGCTCTCGCACGCCCGCGATGCCGTGGACTGGGTGGCGCTCGGGGCGCCCCTGGAGCGTGCCGCACGCGACCTGCGCCTGGCATTTGGCCGGGACAACGTACGTATGGCGATGGGGCAGATCGACGCCGATCCGCGCACCGCCGAACCGTTCTATGAAACGCTAGACGCGCTGGAAGAGGCGCTGTCGGGGTTTGTCGAGGCCCTGGAATCGCAGGCCGAGCGCGCCGAAACGCTGGAGCAATGCCATCGCCGGGCCGTGGAGCTGGCCAACAAGCTGGAAGTCTGGCGCGACGACCGCGTGGCAACGCCGCCTGCAGCCGCAACGGCTGCGCCCTCCGAGGAATCGGCCGTCGAAGGCAACACGGAAACGCCACCACCGCCGGCGCCCGCCCAGTTCGGCCCGGACACCGTGCGCTGGGTGGAAGTGTTCTCGCACACCGTGCAACTGCATCGCACCCCGCTGTCGATCGCGCCGATCTTCACGCGGCAGCGCGAAGGCCAGCCACGCGCCTGGGTCTTTACCTCGGCGACGCTGTCGGTGAAGGGCAATTTCTCGCACTACGCGGCCCAGCTTGGGCTGAACAAGGATCAGTCGCTGACGCTGCCCAGCCCGTTCGACTACGCGAAGCAGGGCCTGCTCTACGTGCCGCGCGACATGCCGGCGCCCAATTCGCCCCAGTTCACCGAAGCCGTGGTCGAGAAGGCCCTGCCGCTGATCGAGGCGGCTGGCGGTCGAACTTTCCTGCTCTGTACCACGCTGCGGGCCGTGCAGAAAGCGTCGGACATGCTGTACGACCTTTTTGCCGCGCGGGGCATCAACCTGCCGCTGCTGGTGCAGGGTCAGGCCAGCCGGACAGAACTGCTCGACCGCTTCCGGCAGCTCGGCAATGCCGTGCTGGTTGGCAGCCAGAGTTTCTGGGAAGGCGTGGATGTGCGCGGTGAGGCGCTTTCTTTGGTCATTATCGACAAGCTGCCGTTCGCACCCCCCGACGATCCGGTGCTGGCAGCGCGCATGGAAGTACTGCAGAAGAAGGGCCTGAGCCCGTTTGCCGTCCATCAGCTGCCGCATGCGGTCATCACGCTGAAGCAGGGCGCCGGCCGCCTGATCCGCTCGGAATCGGATCGCGGCGTGCTGGCCATCTGCGACACGCGGCTGGTTGAAAAACCCTATGGCCGGCAGATCTGGCAAAGCCTGCCGCCGTTCACGCGTACGCGCGAGGCGGACACGGTGGTGCGGTTCCTGGAAAGCCTGCGTGCGCCGGCCGGCGAGAAGGGCATGGAAGGGCTTGAAGGGCTGGAAGGGACGAGAGCGGCGGGGCGGAGCCGGTATAGAAATAGCAGAAAGCTTAAAAGCTGA
- a CDS encoding outer membrane protein assembly factor BamD → MQLQSIKRANWRAKIGAVLLAGGCVMLSACGLLGDQPDETAGWSANKLYSEAKDALDGGDYTRAVKLYEKLEGRYPFGRYAQQAQIDTAYASYKDGETAAALAAVDRFIQLHPSHPNIDYAYYLKGLINFNDNLGWLGRFSGQDLSERDPKAARAAYDAFQTLITRYPESKYTPDATLRMQYIVNALAQHEVHAARYYYRRGAYLAAVNRAQQALKDYDGAPANEEALYIMVRSYDALGMKDLRDDAARVMERNYPNSDFVKYGQRRKDKSWWGSVLRF, encoded by the coding sequence ATGCAATTGCAGAGCATCAAACGCGCGAACTGGCGCGCGAAAATTGGAGCGGTTTTGCTTGCAGGCGGCTGCGTCATGCTATCGGCATGCGGCCTGCTGGGAGACCAGCCTGACGAAACCGCCGGCTGGTCGGCCAACAAATTATATTCGGAAGCCAAGGATGCCCTGGATGGCGGCGACTACACGCGCGCCGTCAAGCTGTACGAAAAGCTCGAGGGCCGCTATCCGTTTGGCCGCTACGCACAGCAGGCGCAGATCGATACCGCCTACGCCAGCTACAAGGACGGCGAGACCGCCGCCGCGCTGGCTGCCGTGGACCGCTTCATCCAGCTGCACCCGAGCCACCCGAACATCGATTACGCCTACTACCTCAAGGGCCTGATCAACTTCAACGACAACCTTGGCTGGCTGGGCCGCTTCTCGGGCCAGGATCTCAGCGAACGCGACCCCAAGGCCGCGCGTGCCGCCTACGACGCGTTCCAGACCCTGATCACGCGTTATCCGGAAAGCAAGTACACGCCTGACGCCACGCTGCGCATGCAGTACATCGTCAACGCGCTGGCCCAGCACGAAGTGCACGCCGCACGCTACTACTACCGCCGTGGCGCCTACCTGGCCGCCGTCAACCGCGCCCAGCAGGCGCTCAAGGACTACGATGGCGCGCCGGCCAACGAGGAAGCGCTCTACATCATGGTGCGGTCGTACGATGCGCTGGGCATGAAGGACCTGCGCGACGATGCGGCCCGCGTGATGGAACGTAACTACCCGAACAGCGACTTCGTCAAGTACGGACAGCGCCGCAAGGACAAGTCCTGGTGGGGAAGTGTTCTGAGGTTCTGA
- a CDS encoding RluA family pseudouridine synthase — MHGQPVPDEKNSAKHYSRSPKTETGLERHTEKADVTDQESEDFDDPLDDGDEGDSGGEFNDEVPATAPAAPDLVPLYLEVDSAAHGERLDKLLARHFSEFSRSRIQQWIEDGAVRVDGEPSRAKASMQMGQQIEIHPQAAPESMAFTAEDVPLDVLYEDDALLVINKPAGLVVHPAAGNWSGTVLNGLLHRDPHAARLPRAGIVHRLDKETSGLMVVARTLTAQTDLVRQLQARTVKRSYIALVWGETPDDGTIDAPIGRDPRERTRMAIVHTNSGKPSRTHFETLGTVPLGRSKVSMVMCQLETGRTHQIRVHFESIGHPLVGDPVYHKATQRGQRPAVRVPLPVPFTRQALHAYRLGLVHPVTGRKKSWEAEPPEDLQALIDALDFDRYAEEDDEDEVEPEWYEGEADDDDED; from the coding sequence TTGCATGGGCAACCTGTTCCGGATGAAAAAAATAGCGCCAAGCATTATAGCCGAAGCCCCAAGACCGAAACCGGTCTGGAACGCCACACCGAAAAAGCCGACGTGACCGACCAGGAATCCGAAGACTTCGACGACCCTCTCGACGATGGCGACGAGGGCGATTCCGGCGGCGAGTTCAATGACGAGGTGCCTGCCACGGCGCCTGCCGCGCCTGACCTGGTGCCACTGTACCTGGAAGTCGATAGCGCGGCCCATGGCGAGCGGCTCGACAAATTGCTGGCGCGGCACTTCAGCGAATTTTCGCGCAGCCGCATCCAGCAGTGGATCGAGGACGGCGCCGTGCGCGTGGACGGCGAGCCCAGCCGCGCCAAGGCGTCGATGCAGATGGGGCAGCAGATCGAGATCCACCCTCAGGCCGCCCCGGAATCGATGGCATTCACGGCGGAGGACGTGCCGCTGGACGTGCTGTACGAGGACGACGCGCTGCTGGTCATCAACAAGCCGGCAGGCCTGGTGGTGCATCCGGCCGCGGGCAACTGGAGCGGCACGGTGCTGAACGGGCTGCTGCACCGCGACCCGCACGCCGCGCGACTGCCGCGTGCCGGCATCGTGCATCGGCTCGACAAGGAAACGTCCGGCCTGATGGTGGTGGCGCGCACGCTGACCGCGCAGACCGATCTGGTGCGGCAACTGCAGGCGCGCACGGTCAAACGTTCGTACATCGCCCTGGTGTGGGGCGAGACGCCCGACGACGGCACGATCGATGCCCCGATCGGCCGCGATCCGCGCGAGCGCACGCGCATGGCCATCGTGCATACGAATAGCGGCAAGCCGTCGCGGACCCATTTCGAAACGCTCGGCACCGTGCCGCTAGGACGCTCGAAGGTGTCGATGGTGATGTGCCAGCTGGAAACCGGCCGCACGCACCAGATCCGCGTGCATTTCGAATCGATCGGCCACCCGTTGGTGGGGGATCCGGTCTACCACAAGGCCACCCAGCGCGGCCAGCGACCGGCCGTGCGCGTGCCGCTGCCGGTGCCGTTCACGCGCCAGGCCCTGCATGCGTACCGGCTGGGGCTGGTGCACCCGGTGACGGGCCGCAAGAAGTCGTGGGAGGCCGAGCCGCCCGAAGACCTGCAGGCGCTGATCGACGCGCTCGACTTCGACCGGTATGCGGAAGAGGACGACGAGGACGAGGTCGAGCCCGAGTGGTACGAGGGGGAGGCCGACGATGATGACGAAGACTGA
- the pgeF gene encoding peptidoglycan editing factor PgeF: protein MMTKTDASAWIVPDWPAPARVRALSTTRIGGVSTGPYGLADGSAGGLNLGTHVGDDPAAVAANRARLASHLPAMPHWLEQVHGCGVATADDDMDANLVPRADASVSATPGHVCAIMTADCLPVLLCNTAGTVVGAAHAGWRGLCDGVIEATLARMAERAGEPAQWLAWLGPAIGPTAFEVGAEVREAFLQQATPAERESVEAAFVAGAPGKYLADLYALARIRLARVGCTQVFGGDTCTVSDAGRFFSYRRDRTTGRMATLVWLAD, encoded by the coding sequence ATGATGACGAAGACTGACGCGTCGGCCTGGATCGTCCCCGACTGGCCCGCGCCGGCCCGGGTGCGCGCGCTGTCGACCACGCGGATCGGCGGCGTCAGCACGGGGCCGTATGGCCTGGCGGACGGCAGTGCCGGGGGGCTCAACCTGGGCACGCACGTCGGCGACGACCCCGCTGCGGTAGCCGCCAACCGCGCCCGCCTGGCCAGCCATCTGCCAGCCATGCCGCACTGGCTCGAGCAGGTGCATGGCTGCGGCGTGGCCACCGCCGATGACGATATGGATGCCAACCTCGTGCCGCGCGCCGATGCCAGCGTGAGCGCCACGCCGGGCCACGTCTGCGCAATCATGACGGCCGACTGCCTGCCGGTGCTGCTGTGCAATACGGCGGGGACGGTGGTGGGCGCCGCGCATGCCGGCTGGCGCGGGTTGTGCGACGGGGTCATCGAGGCCACGCTGGCGCGCATGGCCGAGCGCGCTGGCGAGCCGGCGCAGTGGCTGGCGTGGCTGGGGCCGGCAATCGGTCCAACGGCCTTCGAGGTGGGTGCCGAGGTGCGCGAGGCCTTCCTGCAGCAGGCGACGCCTGCCGAGCGCGAGTCGGTCGAAGCCGCGTTCGTGGCGGGAGCGCCAGGCAAATACCTGGCCGATCTGTATGCACTGGCACGCATTCGCCTGGCGCGCGTCGGCTGCACGCAGGTGTTCGGCGGCGATACGTGCACCGTCAGCGATGCCGGGCGGTTCTTTTCCTATCGCCGCGACCGCACCACGGGCCGCATGGCCACGCTGGTCTGGCTGGCCGACTAG
- the phaC gene encoding class I poly(R)-hydroxyalkanoic acid synthase, translating to MATGKGAAASGKEDKSQPFQFAPGPFDPAAWLEWSRQWAPETNGDMPAGFPAGLAGAFPGGFPGGDAFAKAFQQAFPNGGANGAPLKIAPDQLGNIQQRYLKDFAELWREMGEGAMVATGNPAGNGNGGASERLSDRRFASPAWRNNAPYRYTAAFYLLTARAMTELADAVEAEPKVRQRIRFAVSQWVDAMSPANFLATNPDAQQRLIESGGESLRNGVRNMLEDLQRGKISQTDDKAFEVGRNVAVTEGAVVYENEYFQLLQYKPLTDKVYARPLLLVPPCINKYYILDLQPESSLVCHAVENGHTVFLVSWRNPDASMAERTWDDYIEHAAIRAIEVARDISGEDQINVLGFCVGGTIVSTALSVLAARGERPAASLTLLTTLLDFADTGILDVFVDEAHVQLREATLGGAAGAPCGLLRGIELANTFSFLRPNDLVWNYVVDNYLKGNTPVPFDLLFWNGDATNLPGPWYCWYLRHTYLQDELKVPGKLTVCNAPVDLGAIDVPTYIYGSREDHIVPWSAAYASTALLNNKLRFVLGASGHIAGVINPPAKKKRSHWTNDALPESAHEWLAGAQEHPGSWWPDWMTWLGKQAGAKRAASDTLGNAHYPPVEPAPGRYVRQRA from the coding sequence ATGGCGACCGGCAAAGGTGCGGCAGCTTCCGGCAAGGAAGACAAGTCCCAACCGTTTCAATTTGCGCCGGGGCCATTCGATCCAGCTGCATGGCTGGAATGGTCCCGCCAGTGGGCCCCCGAGACCAACGGCGACATGCCGGCCGGTTTCCCGGCAGGTCTGGCTGGTGCATTCCCTGGCGGCTTTCCCGGGGGCGATGCCTTTGCCAAGGCGTTCCAGCAGGCGTTTCCGAATGGTGGTGCGAACGGCGCGCCCCTGAAGATCGCCCCGGACCAGCTCGGCAACATCCAGCAGCGCTATCTGAAGGACTTTGCCGAACTCTGGCGCGAGATGGGCGAAGGCGCCATGGTCGCCACCGGCAATCCGGCCGGCAACGGCAACGGTGGCGCCAGCGAACGTTTGTCCGATCGCCGTTTCGCCAGTCCTGCCTGGCGCAACAATGCGCCATACCGCTACACCGCCGCGTTCTACCTGCTGACGGCGCGCGCCATGACGGAACTGGCCGATGCCGTGGAAGCCGAGCCTAAGGTGCGCCAGCGCATCCGCTTCGCGGTGTCGCAATGGGTCGATGCCATGTCGCCGGCCAACTTCCTGGCCACCAATCCCGACGCCCAGCAACGCCTGATCGAATCGGGCGGCGAATCGCTGCGCAATGGCGTGCGCAACATGCTGGAAGACCTGCAGCGCGGCAAGATCTCGCAGACCGACGACAAGGCGTTCGAAGTGGGCCGCAATGTGGCGGTGACAGAAGGTGCCGTGGTCTACGAGAACGAGTACTTCCAGCTGCTGCAGTACAAGCCGCTGACCGACAAGGTCTACGCGCGCCCGCTGCTGCTGGTGCCGCCGTGCATCAACAAGTACTACATCCTCGACCTGCAGCCCGAAAGCTCGCTGGTGTGCCACGCCGTGGAGAACGGCCACACCGTCTTCCTGGTGTCGTGGCGCAATCCCGATGCCTCGATGGCGGAGCGCACGTGGGACGACTACATCGAGCACGCGGCCATCCGCGCGATCGAGGTGGCGCGCGATATCAGCGGCGAAGACCAGATCAACGTGCTGGGCTTCTGCGTGGGCGGCACCATCGTCTCCACGGCGCTGTCCGTGCTGGCAGCCCGCGGCGAGCGCCCGGCCGCCAGCCTGACACTGCTTACCACGCTGCTCGATTTCGCCGATACCGGCATCCTCGACGTGTTCGTCGACGAAGCCCATGTGCAATTGCGCGAGGCCACGCTTGGCGGCGCGGCCGGTGCGCCGTGCGGCTTGCTGCGCGGCATTGAGCTGGCCAACACGTTCTCGTTCCTGCGGCCGAACGACCTGGTCTGGAACTACGTGGTGGACAACTACCTGAAGGGCAATACGCCGGTGCCGTTCGACCTGCTGTTCTGGAACGGCGACGCCACCAACCTGCCGGGCCCGTGGTACTGCTGGTACCTGCGCCACACCTACCTGCAGGATGAACTCAAGGTGCCGGGCAAGCTGACCGTCTGCAACGCCCCGGTGGACCTGGGGGCGATCGACGTGCCGACCTATATCTACGGGTCGCGCGAAGACCATATCGTGCCGTGGTCGGCCGCCTATGCGTCGACCGCGCTGCTGAACAACAAGCTTCGCTTCGTGCTGGGCGCGTCCGGCCATATCGCCGGCGTGATCAATCCGCCGGCCAAGAAGAAGCGCAGCCACTGGACCAACGACGCGTTGCCGGAGTCGGCCCACGAATGGCTGGCCGGCGCCCAGGAGCATCCGGGCAGCTGGTGGCCCGACTGGATGACCTGGCTGGGCAAGCAGGCAGGCGCCAAGCGCGCGGCGTCGGACACGCTGGGCAACGCCCATTACCCGCCGGTGGAGCCGGCGCCCGGCCGCTACGTCCGTCAGCGCGCCTGA
- a CDS encoding acetyl-CoA C-acetyltransferase produces MTDIVIVSAARTAVGKFGGSLAKIPAPELGAIVIKAALERAGVKPDQVSEVIMGQVLTAASGQNPARQASRKAGLPDMVPAMTINKVCGSGLKAVMLAANAIIAGEAEIVVAGGMENMSAAPHVLPGSRDGFRMGDTKLVDSMIVDGLWDVYNQYHMGITAENVAKEYGITREAQDEFAVGSQNKAEAAQKAGKFDEEIVPVLIPQRKGDPVAFKTDEFVRHGATLDSLAGLKPAFDKAGTVTAANASGLNDGAAAVVVMSAAKARELGLTPLATIKAYANAGVDPAVMGMGPVPASKRCLSRAGWEVKDLDLMEINEAFAAQALAVHQQMGWDQSKINVNGGAIAIGHPIGASGCRILVTLLHEMKRRDAKKGLASLCIGGGMGVALAVER; encoded by the coding sequence ATGACCGACATCGTCATTGTTTCCGCAGCCCGTACCGCAGTTGGCAAGTTCGGCGGCTCCCTGGCGAAGATTCCGGCGCCAGAACTGGGCGCCATCGTGATCAAGGCCGCGCTGGAGCGCGCCGGCGTGAAGCCGGACCAGGTGAGTGAAGTGATCATGGGCCAGGTGCTGACGGCGGCTTCGGGCCAGAACCCGGCGCGGCAGGCGTCGCGCAAGGCTGGCCTGCCGGACATGGTGCCCGCCATGACCATCAACAAGGTCTGCGGCTCGGGCCTGAAGGCGGTGATGCTGGCCGCCAACGCCATCATCGCAGGCGAAGCCGAGATCGTGGTGGCAGGGGGCATGGAAAACATGAGCGCCGCGCCGCACGTGCTGCCGGGCTCGCGCGACGGTTTCCGCATGGGCGACACCAAGCTGGTGGACTCGATGATCGTTGACGGCCTGTGGGACGTGTACAACCAGTACCACATGGGCATCACGGCGGAAAACGTCGCCAAGGAATACGGCATCACCCGCGAAGCCCAGGACGAGTTCGCGGTCGGTTCGCAGAACAAGGCCGAGGCCGCCCAGAAGGCCGGCAAGTTCGATGAGGAAATCGTCCCGGTGCTGATTCCGCAGCGCAAGGGCGATCCGGTGGCCTTCAAGACTGACGAGTTCGTGCGCCACGGCGCCACGCTGGACAGCCTGGCCGGCCTGAAGCCCGCCTTCGACAAGGCCGGCACGGTCACGGCCGCCAACGCGTCGGGCCTGAACGATGGCGCTGCCGCCGTGGTGGTGATGTCGGCGGCCAAGGCCAGGGAACTGGGCCTGACGCCGCTGGCCACGATCAAGGCATATGCCAATGCGGGCGTGGATCCGGCCGTGATGGGCATGGGCCCGGTGCCGGCCAGCAAGCGTTGCCTGTCGCGCGCCGGCTGGGAAGTGAAGGACCTGGACCTGATGGAAATCAACGAAGCCTTCGCCGCGCAGGCGCTGGCCGTTCACCAGCAGATGGGCTGGGACCAGTCGAAGATCAACGTGAATGGTGGCGCCATCGCCATCGGCCACCCCATCGGTGCGTCGGGCTGCCGGATCCTGGTGACCCTGCTGCACGAAATGAAGCGTCGTGACGCGAAGAAGGGCCTGGCCTCGCTGTGTATCGGCGGCGGCATGGGGGTGGCGCTGGCAGTTGAGCGCTGA